From the genome of Haloarcula limicola, one region includes:
- the hmgB gene encoding hydroxymethylglutaryl-CoA synthase produces the protein MTAVGIDAMEIWTGKLKLDLAETFAPAQGDDPGKYTKGLGLHASSFPDVYEDIVTMAANAAHRLMERKGLGPDDVGRIDVATESSFDNSKPVSTYVAGCLEQVYDGDFHHANKGERKFACIAGTQSLDDAYNWIRAGRNRGRSAIVIATDTALYARDDPGEATQGAGAVAMLVSEDPDLVELSAEQGFGSADETDFLKPNQQFPSVDGKRSVNVYLARMREALDDFESAAGDIHPDDYPLIPFHTPFPGMVRKAAALGYRHIIRGTDVEDAVAAEIGHQPMREDFETDDAFRDAIREYTDSLTETERYKDWYADTIDPTLEISREVGNWYTGSVHIARAAGLKHARENGRDLDGKQLLVASYGSGAQAEVHAETVVPGWEEEIAQLNIDEQNRERYDLSFEEYEQIHDVHNHDTEADVEEFTAPESEFVFDGWGRMGERKYRYVE, from the coding sequence ATGACAGCAGTCGGTATCGACGCGATGGAGATATGGACAGGGAAGCTGAAGCTCGATCTCGCCGAGACGTTCGCGCCGGCGCAGGGCGACGACCCCGGGAAGTACACGAAGGGGCTGGGACTGCACGCCTCGTCGTTCCCGGACGTCTACGAGGACATCGTGACGATGGCGGCCAACGCGGCCCACCGACTGATGGAGCGCAAGGGCCTCGGGCCCGACGACGTCGGCCGCATCGACGTGGCCACGGAGTCCTCCTTCGACAACTCCAAACCCGTCTCCACGTACGTCGCCGGCTGTCTCGAACAGGTGTACGACGGCGACTTCCACCACGCGAACAAGGGCGAGCGGAAGTTCGCGTGTATCGCCGGGACACAGAGCTTAGACGACGCCTACAACTGGATCCGCGCCGGGCGAAATCGCGGTCGCTCGGCGATCGTCATCGCAACCGACACGGCGCTGTACGCCCGCGACGACCCCGGCGAGGCCACGCAGGGGGCGGGTGCCGTCGCCATGCTCGTCTCGGAGGACCCCGACCTCGTGGAACTCTCCGCCGAACAGGGCTTCGGCAGCGCCGACGAGACGGACTTCCTCAAGCCGAACCAGCAGTTCCCGTCCGTCGACGGCAAGCGCTCGGTGAACGTCTACCTCGCCCGGATGCGCGAGGCACTCGACGACTTCGAGTCGGCGGCCGGCGACATCCACCCCGACGATTACCCGCTGATCCCGTTCCACACGCCGTTCCCGGGAATGGTCCGGAAGGCCGCAGCGCTCGGCTACCGACACATCATCCGCGGGACGGACGTCGAGGACGCCGTCGCCGCCGAAATCGGCCACCAGCCGATGCGCGAGGACTTCGAGACCGACGACGCGTTCCGCGACGCCATCCGGGAGTACACCGACTCGCTGACCGAGACGGAGCGATACAAGGACTGGTACGCCGACACCATCGACCCGACGCTGGAGATCTCGCGCGAGGTCGGCAACTGGTACACCGGGTCGGTCCACATCGCCCGCGCCGCCGGCCTGAAACACGCCCGCGAGAACGGCCGCGACTTGGACGGGAAACAGCTGCTGGTCGCCTCCTACGGCTCCGGCGCACAGGCGGAAGTCCACGCCGAGACGGTCGTCCCCGGCTGGGAAGAGGAGATCGCTCAACTGAATATCGACGAGCAGAACCGCGAGCGGTACGACCTCTCCTTCGAGGAGTACGAGCAGATCCACGACGTCCACAACCACGACACAGAGGCCGACGTCGAGGAGTTCACCGCGCCCGAATCGGAGTTCGTCTTCGACGGCTGGGGGCGGATGGGTGAGCGGAAATACCGATACGTCGAGTAG
- a CDS encoding helix-turn-helix domain-containing protein, which translates to MARAARDDLAEKIAGEVALSDEPGATLRKWRTDFGVAQTELADQLDVSPSVVSDYESGRRDNPGINVVRRLVGALLDIDEDRGGDHIRQHARVLSAGFDSDVVHDLREYAANVGVERVYDAIDAEEVHRGSQDTVAGHTVINSIAAITRLSSDEFFQLYGQSTNRVLVFTNVTRGESPLVALRVVSPTPNAVVLHGLDSDAVWEHAEDLARIDDFSLAVTDVELDDLLDGLHSLP; encoded by the coding sequence ATGGCACGGGCAGCGCGGGACGACCTCGCCGAGAAGATCGCCGGGGAGGTGGCCCTGAGCGATGAACCGGGGGCGACGCTCCGGAAGTGGCGAACCGACTTCGGCGTGGCTCAGACCGAGTTAGCCGACCAGTTGGACGTCTCGCCGTCGGTCGTCTCCGACTACGAGAGCGGGCGGCGCGACAACCCGGGAATCAACGTCGTCCGGCGGCTCGTCGGCGCGCTGCTCGACATCGACGAGGACCGCGGCGGCGACCACATCCGCCAGCACGCCCGCGTCCTCTCGGCCGGGTTCGACAGCGACGTGGTCCACGACCTCCGGGAGTACGCCGCCAACGTCGGCGTCGAACGGGTGTACGACGCCATCGACGCCGAGGAAGTCCACCGCGGCAGTCAGGACACCGTCGCCGGCCACACCGTCATCAACTCCATCGCGGCCATCACCCGCCTCTCCTCGGACGAGTTCTTCCAGCTGTACGGCCAATCGACCAACCGCGTCCTCGTGTTCACGAACGTCACGCGCGGCGAATCCCCGCTCGTGGCGCTCCGAGTCGTCTCGCCGACGCCCAACGCCGTCGTCCTCCACGGCCTCGATAGCGACGCCGTCTGGGAACACGCCGAGGACCTCGCGCGCATCGACGACTTCTCGCTCGCGGTCACCGACGTCGAACTGGACGACCTGTTGGACGGTCTGCACTCGCTACCGTAG
- a CDS encoding ferredoxin--NADP reductase codes for MTLTVTVADVHQMTPDVKQFRLVADDHTFEYRPGQHTAVHFENDGEDDSRPYTAANLPGTDQLVLAIKRYDDGNGSVFMHERTPGDEIEIEAVDGNLHVRDFDRDAVFVATGTGITPLYPMVKQYAREGEGDARLVFGERDQSHLIFRESLDQLRAENENVSVEYVLSDADDDRAWNGRTGHVQDHLPEALDGLDGTDVYLCGVPEMVVETRDLLEDEGVDEENIYTEGWEADAT; via the coding sequence ATGACGCTCACGGTCACTGTCGCCGACGTGCATCAGATGACCCCCGACGTGAAGCAGTTCCGGCTCGTCGCCGACGACCACACCTTCGAGTATCGGCCCGGCCAGCACACGGCCGTCCACTTCGAGAACGACGGCGAGGACGACTCGCGGCCCTACACCGCGGCCAATCTGCCCGGCACCGACCAGCTCGTACTCGCTATCAAACGCTACGACGACGGGAACGGCTCAGTGTTCATGCACGAGCGGACGCCGGGCGACGAGATCGAGATCGAGGCGGTGGACGGGAACCTCCACGTCCGGGACTTCGATCGCGACGCCGTGTTCGTGGCGACGGGCACCGGTATCACGCCGCTGTATCCGATGGTGAAGCAGTACGCACGCGAGGGTGAGGGCGACGCCCGTCTCGTGTTCGGCGAGCGCGACCAATCCCATCTCATCTTCCGCGAGAGCCTCGATCAGCTCCGGGCGGAGAACGAGAACGTCAGCGTCGAGTACGTCCTCTCGGATGCCGACGACGACCGAGCGTGGAACGGACGCACCGGTCACGTACAGGACCACCTCCCCGAAGCGCTGGACGGACTCGACGGCACGGACGTCTACCTCTGTGGCGTCCCCGAGATGGTCGTGGAGACGCGGGACTTGCTCGAAGACGAGGGCGTGGACGAAGAGAACATCTACACTGAAGGGTGGGAGGCAGACGCGACATAG